Proteins co-encoded in one Nonomuraea helvata genomic window:
- a CDS encoding zinc-binding dehydrogenase, whose amino-acid sequence MIADRIRVPFADHMLVPVPDGIPAARVAAASDNLADAWRAVAPLARDGGTVLILGGGAKSIGLYAAGLAVALGADLVDYFDDDPARRRIAESFGARAHAGSRPRRAYDVVVEAISRAGGLRTALRSLAPGGVCTAVGYYLATGTRLPLMRMYATDATLRVGVSHARANLPALLDFVHRTGFPAERVTTLTADWDDAPTAYAAKTTKLILARDPLPDLRGSQTIS is encoded by the coding sequence ATGATCGCCGATCGGATCCGCGTCCCGTTCGCCGACCACATGCTCGTCCCGGTCCCCGACGGCATCCCCGCCGCACGCGTCGCGGCGGCCAGTGACAACCTCGCCGACGCCTGGCGGGCCGTCGCCCCCTTGGCCCGGGACGGCGGCACGGTGCTGATCCTGGGCGGCGGCGCCAAGAGCATCGGCCTGTATGCCGCGGGGCTGGCCGTGGCCCTCGGCGCGGACCTCGTCGACTACTTCGACGACGACCCCGCGCGACGGCGCATCGCCGAGTCCTTCGGCGCGCGGGCCCACGCCGGCAGCCGGCCGCGCCGGGCGTACGACGTCGTCGTGGAGGCGATCTCACGGGCCGGCGGGCTCCGGACGGCGCTGCGCTCGCTGGCGCCCGGCGGGGTCTGCACCGCGGTCGGTTACTACCTGGCCACCGGCACCCGCCTGCCTCTCATGCGCATGTACGCCACCGACGCCACCCTCCGCGTCGGCGTCTCCCACGCCCGCGCGAACCTGCCCGCCCTGCTCGACTTCGTCCACCGCACCGGCTTCCCCGCCGAACGCGTCACCACCCTGACCGCCGACTGGGACGACGCCCCGACCGCATATGCCGCGAAGACCACCAAACTCATCCTGGCCCGCGACCCCCTCCCTGACCTGCGTGGTTCCCAGACCATCTCTTGA
- a CDS encoding RHS repeat-associated core domain-containing protein — protein sequence MVAAILVSLVSGLLSLQPLPAVADAAESVAAVGFHGAPETPKQAFGSAKTLPTLVSSQATKAVDRSAKRDPKRPKGALPLESPHVVTEEPAKGGLKTPPPLTWEPKPSAREKHGAGVSPEPAWAQSSAANTATSKAPSTSPASAAGLPRPVMAVRAAGERHLRLTVDEPTVSSLNATPGQLASGVWALSGTSPLFSAAVSYPNNEPYFGLGVEVEHDPSAAGQGSGLIWSAQTPVTTSQVNSVITSPAVPSGKLQDGWLIRWRVRGLAGDNGTTSPITGPWSEWQAARIDINKPTVSSLNATPGQLASGVWALSGTSPLFSAAVSYPNNEPYFGLGVEVEHDPSAAGQGSGLIWSAQTPVTTSQVNSVITSPAVPSGKLQDGWLIRWRVRGLAGDNGTTSPITGPWSEWQAARIDINKPTVSSLNATPGQLASGVWALSGTSPLFSAVVSYPNNVPYFGLGVEVEHDPSAAGQGSGLIWSAQTPVTTSQVNSVITSPAVPSGKLQDGWLIRWRVRGLAGENGTTSPITGPWSEWQAARIDINKPTVSSLNATPGQLASGVWALSGTSPLFSAVVSYPNNVPYFGLGVEVEHDPSAAGQGSGLIWSAQTPVTTSQVNSVITSPAVPSGKLQDGWLIRWRVRGLAGENGTTSPITGPWSEWQTSKIEISKPAGSGLGAIPATQSSDAWTFSSLTPQFYMKVVSANGAASYLAAEVEYDPLSGQGSGLIWSGKGTTAYASGSNAWVQVPTGKLVDGMLIRWRVQGVTTNGVAGVWSDWQSSKVDLKKPTVAGLGVTPGTQSAGLWTVSSLTPWAYAQVTDPESRSSYLSVQVEHDPSMPTQGTGLIYAGAGTQAADSGSKAWVQIPAGKLQDGWLVRWRVQGKTTSGVTGPWSDWQTTKIDLKKPTVEGLGMDPAVRGTASWTAGTLTPWLYAKFTDPENRQMKLDVEVEHDPAVASQGTGQIWAGSSDKEYATGTNAWAVVPTNKLKDGWLIRWRARATTASGVSGVWSDWVYARISALPFETFAPENNSQVGSLTPTLSAHARPINEAPVQYWFQVCEGTQPNWTWCESSPNWTTTGAWQVPDGKLTWGKTYWWMAKAATSTTEVTSAWRTFTPAPEQGTINSMLAGGTQNRDFNYSSGNYATTATDVSMPVVGPPLSVTRTYNSLDPRSTGVFGAGWSTRWDMRLEPEPQTSSLLITYPSGEQMRFAAKSDGSYASPAGTFATLAAQTGGGWRLMDKSATSYWFNSAGRLTKITDNRGRSQDLSYGADGKLAKATATGGRSLTFTWTGAHVTSVSTDPVNGTPITWSYSYDGDKLVKVCPPTSSTACTVYAYTDASRYRSAVIDTAPEGYWRLGETATATGTKIANSAGWNITSEEAKLTGATADLVAQVPGALSSSPDTAMRFKGTTSSTYVALPQATLSGKGGYLSVEAWFKTTTSGTVIGEQNSASNTPSAFTPVVYVGTDGKLRGQFYTGAHTPITSAATVNDGQWHHVVLSGAFNTQTLFLDGQIAGTLAGEIKQGDQWETRIGSGYGSSSWPYTTSSTAIFPFNGDIDEVAVYGKPLGAAVVATHYAARLPQPQLTQATLPSGRVDAKNTYNADGGRLTAHTDSNDGTWKLSAPVYIKETTVSTFATVTVTDPLNGTITYVADADRGNRQVSTTDQLGMKTSYGYDTGGYLAKVYDPNDNVVEMASDARGNLLSKKTCRTAGVCASEYFSYYVNAEDPFDPRNDLKIRHRDGRSASASDETYMTSWSYNSFGEQTKETTPATADFPNGRSVAVTYTDGTEPAVGGGTTPAGLIASQTDPRDNTWTYRYTAAGDLAEQRDPEGLLVKLSYDALGRLREKSEVSQAHPDGVKTAITYDEVGRVVTQTEPGVKNEVSGVTHTKRTTYGYDPDNNRLSETISDLTGGDVERATAYTYDTHGRVETATDPEGGVVRQSWNAIGGLATVTDAKGAVVEYGYSKRGELASKTLKEWTGSPVNPEPAKDVVLESFSYDPGGRLAAHSDAMGRKTTFTYFDNNLLAQKTATAVKLNGSTTAARDVVLEDHTYDDAGNQTKLVTGGGKVTTGSVYDAAGRLTSQTLDPSDLNRKTVFTYDANDNTIKTTRTGTGSTRTEITEYAYNKTNLLTRTTVENGDVDLVSTVTYDDRGLATASTDPRGNADGANKADFTTEMRYDALGRLVEATGPQVKVEKAGKATDARPTVHFGYDTLGAKTNETDAEGRTVTSVFDKAGRLTGRRAPSYTPPGGTAVTPTTSYSYDAAGQLISSTDPRGYTTTFDYDKLGRQVRITDPAPEGQTAGTWVSEYDLAGEKLATVDPTGARSEATYDDLGRQITATQIERKPASAAYTTAMEYDDAGRLVKQTAPGSKATSYTVNAAGEVKTVTDPLTNKTSMDYDLAGRLIKTTDPNRNAITAEYDLAGRKTAVKDLDSTGAVLRAFGYGYDAAGNQISATSPEGHVTTQTFDALDRTTSLIEPVSASEQITTSFGYDATGARTRLTDGRGNATWTSYNTLGLVETVTEPSTATHPNPADRTWTQIYDKAGNQVATVQPGGVRIDRTFDHLGRLTKETGAGGGATTAERTFGYDLANRPTTAGDLTVDFNDRGLPLKVSRGTTQETAYGYDELGNPNQRIDAAGTSTFTWDKANRLETATDPVTGRTLTYGYDPASRLKTITATSGTASTQTIDYDNMDRVTGQTLKNGSGTQLAQITYGWDKDDNLTTKTTTGLAGAGTNTYGYDHAGRLTSWTAPGGATTAYEWDAAGNRTKAGNATFTYDERNRLTSGDGTDYTYTPRGTLATSTKAGATTNYTFDAFDRLIADGDSLYSYDALNRTTSRIRGTTKQTFAYAGLSNDLAAIIDSSGAVQAKYARDAGGGLLGLKEGTSAAVAALSDLHGDLVATFTTSLQTSTAYDPFGTVTAQTGTKVGLGYQGEYTDPDTGKVNMHARWYQPNTGTFTSRDTAALNPNPSIQANRYTYANASPLTGIDPTGHYTVIDSGSLAGSGYGGSSYSGSNGSYTTIPAGGYSSSGSLGGGQCIGPCGREEIGGGAVACDIWGCAGAVVDPSWSHMIQLENEKKFWLGDDEIARLGMRVMPNGRPVPKRADGLVIDFWDANWAAQLDFMSKYDPSVDDEALGVMWAITAAYHNQFPTHPDGCYITCAEGPPVSTSKSAEHRAADEFARLWAKVEGPEWTSWDAAKYKNWLMIGSKEKARKYVTDFKERWIKAYKNVIAGAAAYWGVPGYVLAGIAYQEVGGAPPLDRQAFNIRTLTGNKEAALNTSFGPLSIQFRLAKSLLGYKSVDATLAEQIMDLLESPAGGLFLAAKNLRNLHDQKGGAWTESELRRVATAYNGSGPDARAYGDRFMKSLPTVKHLIYGATVSI from the coding sequence GTGGTGGCGGCGATCCTGGTGAGTCTGGTGTCCGGGCTGCTGAGTTTGCAGCCTTTACCAGCGGTTGCCGATGCGGCTGAATCGGTTGCGGCCGTCGGTTTCCATGGCGCTCCGGAGACGCCGAAACAGGCTTTCGGGTCCGCGAAGACCTTGCCGACGCTGGTTTCGTCCCAGGCAACCAAAGCCGTCGATAGATCGGCCAAACGGGATCCGAAGCGACCCAAGGGCGCATTGCCGCTGGAAAGTCCTCACGTTGTGACTGAGGAACCCGCTAAGGGTGGGTTGAAGACGCCCCCACCGTTGACCTGGGAGCCGAAACCTTCTGCCCGGGAGAAGCACGGTGCTGGGGTCTCTCCGGAACCAGCATGGGCGCAGAGTTCCGCAGCAAACACAGCAACTTCCAAGGCGCCATCCACATCGCCGGCCAGCGCCGCGGGGCTGCCACGGCCTGTCATGGCAGTCCGAGCGGCTGGTGAACGGCATTTGCGGCTAACCGTCGATGAACCGACGGTGTCGTCGTTGAATGCGACGCCGGGGCAGTTGGCGTCGGGGGTGTGGGCGTTGTCGGGGACGTCGCCGTTGTTCAGTGCGGCGGTGTCGTATCCGAACAATGAGCCGTATTTTGGTTTGGGTGTTGAGGTGGAGCATGATCCGTCGGCGGCGGGTCAGGGTTCCGGGTTGATCTGGTCGGCGCAGACGCCGGTGACGACGAGCCAGGTCAACAGTGTGATTACTTCGCCGGCGGTGCCGTCAGGGAAGTTGCAGGACGGCTGGCTGATTCGGTGGCGAGTACGTGGCTTGGCGGGTGATAACGGCACGACTTCGCCGATAACGGGCCCGTGGTCGGAGTGGCAGGCGGCGCGGATCGATATCAACAAGCCGACGGTGTCGTCGTTGAATGCGACGCCGGGGCAGTTGGCGTCGGGGGTGTGGGCGTTGTCGGGGACGTCGCCGTTGTTCAGTGCGGCGGTGTCGTATCCGAACAATGAGCCGTATTTTGGTTTGGGTGTTGAGGTGGAGCATGATCCGTCGGCGGCGGGTCAGGGTTCGGGGTTGATCTGGTCGGCGCAGACGCCGGTGACGACGAGTCAGGTCAACAGTGTGATTACTTCGCCGGCGGTGCCGTCAGGGAAGTTGCAGGACGGCTGGCTGATTCGGTGGCGAGTACGTGGTCTGGCGGGTGATAACGGAACGACTTCGCCGATAACGGGCCCGTGGTCGGAGTGGCAGGCGGCGCGGATCGATATCAACAAGCCGACGGTGTCGTCGTTGAATGCGACGCCGGGGCAGTTGGCGTCGGGGGTGTGGGCGTTGTCGGGGACGTCGCCGTTGTTCAGTGCGGTGGTGTCGTATCCGAATAATGTTCCGTATTTTGGTTTGGGTGTTGAGGTGGAGCATGATCCGTCGGCGGCGGGTCAGGGTTCGGGGTTGATCTGGTCGGCGCAGACGCCGGTGACGACGAGTCAGGTCAACAGTGTGATTACTTCGCCGGCGGTGCCGTCAGGGAAGTTGCAGGACGGCTGGCTGATTCGGTGGCGAGTACGTGGCTTGGCGGGCGAGAACGGAACGACTTCGCCGATAACGGGCCCGTGGTCGGAGTGGCAGGCGGCGCGGATCGATATCAACAAGCCGACGGTGTCGTCGTTGAATGCGACGCCGGGGCAGTTGGCGTCGGGGGTGTGGGCGTTGTCGGGGACGTCGCCGTTGTTCAGTGCGGTGGTGTCGTATCCGAATAATGTTCCGTATTTTGGTTTGGGTGTTGAGGTGGAGCATGATCCGTCGGCGGCGGGTCAGGGTTCGGGGTTGATCTGGTCGGCGCAGACGCCGGTGACGACGAGTCAGGTCAACAGTGTGATTACTTCGCCGGCGGTGCCGTCGGGGAAGTTGCAGGACGGCTGGTTGATTCGGTGGCGAGTACGTGGCTTGGCGGGCGAGAACGGAACGACTTCGCCGATAACGGGCCCGTGGTCGGAGTGGCAAACGAGCAAGATTGAGATCAGCAAGCCCGCAGGCTCAGGCCTAGGAGCGATACCGGCAACCCAGAGCTCAGACGCCTGGACCTTTTCCTCGCTGACCCCGCAGTTCTACATGAAGGTGGTCTCTGCTAACGGTGCAGCGTCCTATCTTGCTGCGGAGGTCGAATACGACCCTCTTAGTGGTCAGGGATCGGGCCTGATCTGGTCGGGCAAGGGTACGACCGCGTATGCGTCGGGCTCCAACGCCTGGGTGCAGGTGCCAACCGGCAAGCTGGTGGATGGCATGCTGATCCGCTGGCGGGTTCAGGGTGTTACCACCAATGGCGTGGCTGGTGTCTGGTCGGACTGGCAATCATCCAAGGTTGACCTGAAGAAGCCCACAGTGGCGGGTCTCGGAGTCACACCGGGTACGCAAAGCGCGGGCTTGTGGACGGTCTCGTCGTTGACGCCATGGGCATATGCGCAGGTCACCGACCCAGAAAGCCGCTCGTCGTACCTCAGCGTGCAGGTCGAGCATGACCCGAGCATGCCTACTCAGGGCACTGGGCTGATCTACGCCGGCGCTGGCACGCAGGCCGCTGACTCGGGTTCGAAGGCGTGGGTGCAGATCCCGGCCGGCAAACTGCAGGACGGGTGGCTAGTGCGCTGGCGAGTGCAGGGCAAGACCACCTCCGGCGTGACCGGCCCGTGGTCGGACTGGCAGACCACCAAGATTGACCTGAAAAAGCCCACTGTGGAGGGGCTGGGCATGGATCCGGCCGTCCGCGGAACGGCATCGTGGACCGCGGGCACCTTGACGCCTTGGCTGTATGCGAAGTTCACCGACCCGGAAAACCGGCAGATGAAGCTAGACGTCGAGGTGGAGCACGATCCAGCCGTTGCGAGCCAGGGGACGGGTCAGATCTGGGCCGGCTCATCCGATAAGGAGTACGCGACTGGGACGAATGCCTGGGCGGTCGTGCCGACCAACAAGCTGAAGGACGGCTGGTTGATTCGGTGGCGAGCACGTGCAACGACCGCCTCTGGGGTCAGTGGGGTGTGGTCAGATTGGGTGTACGCGCGTATCAGTGCGCTGCCGTTTGAGACCTTCGCACCTGAGAACAACTCCCAGGTCGGCAGCCTGACCCCGACGTTGTCGGCGCACGCCCGGCCGATCAACGAGGCGCCGGTGCAGTACTGGTTCCAGGTGTGTGAGGGCACCCAGCCGAACTGGACGTGGTGTGAGAGCTCTCCCAACTGGACGACCACGGGCGCCTGGCAGGTGCCCGATGGCAAACTGACGTGGGGTAAGACGTATTGGTGGATGGCCAAGGCGGCGACCAGTACCACCGAAGTGACCTCGGCCTGGCGGACGTTCACTCCGGCGCCGGAGCAGGGCACCATCAACTCGATGCTTGCCGGCGGTACTCAGAACCGCGACTTCAACTACTCCTCCGGTAACTACGCCACCACGGCCACGGATGTGTCGATGCCGGTGGTGGGTCCGCCGTTGTCGGTGACGCGCACCTACAACAGTCTGGACCCGCGAAGCACGGGCGTGTTCGGTGCGGGCTGGTCGACGCGGTGGGATATGCGGCTGGAGCCGGAGCCACAGACCTCCAGCCTATTGATTACCTACCCGTCCGGTGAGCAGATGCGCTTCGCCGCCAAGAGCGACGGTAGCTACGCATCACCTGCGGGCACTTTCGCCACTCTGGCCGCGCAGACGGGGGGCGGCTGGCGGCTGATGGATAAGTCCGCCACCTCCTACTGGTTCAATTCGGCGGGCCGCCTCACCAAGATCACCGATAATCGGGGGCGCAGCCAGGATCTGTCTTACGGTGCGGACGGCAAGTTGGCCAAGGCCACCGCCACTGGCGGCCGATCGCTGACCTTCACCTGGACCGGCGCCCACGTCACCAGCGTGTCCACCGATCCGGTCAACGGCACTCCGATCACCTGGAGCTACAGCTACGACGGCGACAAGCTGGTCAAGGTCTGCCCGCCCACCTCCAGCACGGCCTGCACCGTCTACGCCTACACCGACGCCTCCCGCTACCGCAGCGCCGTCATCGACACAGCACCGGAAGGCTACTGGCGCTTGGGCGAGACCGCGACGGCCACTGGCACGAAGATCGCGAACTCGGCCGGATGGAACATCACCAGCGAAGAGGCCAAGCTCACCGGCGCTACGGCTGATCTGGTTGCCCAGGTGCCGGGTGCGCTGAGCAGCTCGCCGGATACGGCGATGCGTTTCAAGGGCACGACCAGCTCCACCTATGTGGCGCTGCCGCAGGCGACGCTCAGCGGCAAGGGTGGTTACCTGTCGGTGGAGGCGTGGTTCAAGACCACCACGTCCGGCACCGTGATCGGGGAGCAGAACTCGGCCTCCAACACCCCCTCGGCGTTCACCCCTGTGGTGTATGTGGGGACGGATGGGAAGCTGCGCGGTCAGTTCTATACCGGCGCGCATACCCCGATCACCTCGGCCGCCACGGTCAATGACGGCCAGTGGCACCATGTCGTCCTGTCGGGTGCGTTCAACACCCAGACGTTGTTCCTGGACGGCCAGATTGCCGGCACCCTGGCGGGTGAGATCAAGCAGGGCGACCAATGGGAGACCAGGATCGGGTCCGGGTATGGCTCGTCGTCCTGGCCGTACACGACCAGTTCCACGGCGATCTTCCCGTTCAACGGCGACATCGACGAGGTGGCGGTCTACGGCAAGCCGCTGGGCGCGGCCGTCGTCGCCACCCACTACGCGGCCCGGTTGCCGCAGCCTCAGCTGACCCAGGCCACTCTGCCGTCCGGGCGGGTGGATGCGAAGAACACCTACAACGCCGACGGTGGGCGCCTGACCGCGCACACCGACAGCAACGATGGGACGTGGAAGCTGTCGGCGCCGGTCTACATCAAGGAGACCACGGTTTCCACGTTTGCCACCGTCACCGTGACCGATCCGCTGAACGGGACTATCACCTACGTCGCTGACGCCGATCGCGGCAACCGGCAGGTCTCGACGACCGATCAGCTCGGGATGAAGACCAGCTACGGCTACGACACCGGCGGCTATTTGGCCAAGGTGTATGACCCGAATGACAACGTGGTGGAGATGGCCTCCGACGCGCGCGGCAACTTGCTGTCCAAGAAGACATGTCGTACGGCGGGCGTCTGCGCCAGCGAGTACTTCTCCTACTACGTCAACGCCGAGGACCCGTTCGACCCGCGCAACGATCTCAAGATTAGGCATCGCGATGGCCGATCGGCGTCGGCGAGCGATGAGACCTACATGACCAGCTGGTCCTACAACAGCTTCGGCGAGCAGACCAAGGAGACCACCCCGGCCACGGCGGACTTTCCGAACGGCCGCTCGGTCGCCGTCACCTACACCGACGGCACTGAGCCGGCGGTCGGCGGTGGCACCACGCCGGCTGGCTTGATCGCCTCGCAGACGGACCCTAGGGACAACACGTGGACTTACCGCTATACGGCTGCCGGTGATTTGGCTGAGCAGCGCGACCCCGAAGGGCTTCTGGTCAAGCTGAGTTACGACGCGCTGGGTCGGCTGCGGGAGAAGTCGGAGGTGTCGCAGGCCCATCCGGATGGGGTCAAAACCGCCATCACCTACGACGAAGTGGGGCGAGTGGTAACGCAGACCGAGCCGGGTGTGAAGAACGAGGTGTCCGGCGTCACTCACACCAAGCGCACCACGTACGGCTATGACCCGGATAACAACAGGCTCAGCGAAACCATCAGCGACCTGACCGGCGGAGACGTCGAGCGCGCCACCGCCTACACCTACGACACCCACGGCCGAGTCGAAACCGCCACAGACCCCGAGGGCGGTGTCGTCCGCCAGAGCTGGAACGCCATCGGCGGCTTGGCAACGGTGACCGACGCCAAGGGTGCGGTGGTCGAATACGGCTACAGCAAGCGTGGTGAGCTGGCGTCGAAGACGCTGAAGGAGTGGACCGGTAGCCCGGTCAATCCGGAGCCGGCCAAGGACGTGGTGCTGGAGTCGTTCAGCTATGATCCCGGCGGTCGCCTGGCCGCGCACTCTGATGCCATGGGCCGCAAGACCACGTTCACCTACTTCGACAACAACCTGCTGGCCCAGAAGACCGCTACCGCTGTCAAGCTGAACGGCTCCACCACCGCTGCACGCGATGTGGTCCTGGAGGACCACACCTACGACGACGCCGGGAACCAGACCAAGCTGGTCACGGGCGGCGGAAAGGTAACGACCGGCTCCGTTTACGACGCGGCCGGTCGCTTGACCTCGCAGACCCTTGACCCCAGCGACCTGAACCGCAAGACCGTCTTCACCTACGACGCCAACGACAACACGATCAAAACCACCCGTACTGGCACCGGATCCACCCGTACCGAGATCACCGAGTACGCCTACAACAAGACGAACCTGCTCACCAGGACGACCGTCGAAAACGGCGACGTGGACCTCGTCTCCACCGTCACCTACGACGACCGCGGTCTAGCCACCGCCTCCACCGACCCTCGCGGAAACGCTGACGGCGCCAACAAGGCCGACTTCACCACCGAGATGCGCTATGACGCGCTGGGACGTCTGGTCGAGGCCACAGGTCCGCAGGTCAAGGTGGAAAAGGCTGGTAAAGCTACCGACGCACGCCCCACGGTCCACTTCGGCTACGACACACTCGGTGCCAAGACCAACGAGACGGACGCCGAAGGCCGTACCGTAACCTCCGTGTTTGATAAGGCCGGACGTCTGACCGGCCGACGCGCTCCCAGCTACACTCCACCCGGCGGCACCGCGGTCACTCCCACCACTTCGTACTCCTACGACGCTGCCGGGCAGTTGATCTCCTCTACCGATCCGCGCGGCTACACGACCACGTTCGACTACGACAAGCTCGGCCGCCAAGTCCGCATCACCGACCCTGCTCCGGAGGGGCAGACGGCGGGCACGTGGGTGAGCGAGTACGACCTGGCTGGGGAGAAGCTGGCCACCGTCGACCCGACTGGCGCACGCAGCGAGGCCACCTACGACGATCTCGGCCGGCAGATCACCGCCACGCAGATCGAACGCAAGCCCGCCAGCGCCGCTTACACCACGGCCATGGAGTACGACGACGCCGGCCGCCTGGTCAAGCAGACGGCACCGGGCAGCAAGGCAACGTCTTATACCGTGAATGCCGCGGGCGAGGTCAAAACCGTGACGGACCCGCTGACGAACAAGACCAGCATGGACTACGACCTGGCTGGCCGTCTGATCAAGACCACCGATCCGAACCGTAACGCCATCACCGCCGAATACGACCTGGCCGGCCGCAAGACCGCGGTCAAGGACCTGGACTCAACCGGCGCGGTGTTACGCGCCTTCGGCTACGGCTATGACGCGGCGGGCAACCAGATCAGCGCCACATCGCCCGAGGGCCACGTCACCACCCAGACCTTCGACGCGCTGGACCGGACCACCTCACTCATCGAACCGGTCTCGGCCAGTGAACAGATCACCACAAGCTTCGGCTACGACGCCACGGGCGCACGCACCCGGCTCACCGACGGCCGCGGCAACGCCACCTGGACCAGCTACAACACCCTCGGCCTGGTCGAAACGGTGACCGAACCGTCCACCGCCACCCACCCGAACCCGGCGGACCGCACCTGGACCCAGATCTACGACAAGGCAGGCAACCAGGTCGCCACTGTCCAGCCCGGCGGCGTACGCATCGACCGCACCTTCGACCACCTGGGCCGCCTCACCAAGGAAACCGGCGCAGGCGGCGGCGCCACAACAGCGGAGCGCACCTTCGGTTACGACCTGGCCAACCGCCCAACGACTGCCGGCGATTTGACGGTCGACTTCAACGACCGTGGCCTGCCGTTGAAGGTTTCCCGCGGCACCACACAGGAGACGGCCTACGGATACGATGAACTCGGCAACCCCAACCAGCGCATCGACGCCGCAGGTACCTCCACCTTCACCTGGGACAAGGCCAACCGCCTCGAAACCGCCACTGACCCGGTCACCGGCCGTACTCTGACCTACGGCTACGACCCGGCCAGCCGGCTGAAGACCATCACCGCCACCAGCGGCACGGCCAGCACCCAGACTATCGACTACGACAACATGGACCGCGTCACCGGCCAGACGCTGAAGAACGGCTCCGGCACTCAGCTCGCCCAGATCACCTACGGGTGGGACAAGGACGACAACCTCACCACCAAGACCACCACGGGCCTGGCCGGGGCGGGCACCAACACCTACGGCTACGACCACGCCGGACGCCTCACCTCCTGGACCGCCCCCGGCGGCGCCACCACCGCCTATGAGTGGGACGCCGCCGGCAACCGCACCAAGGCCGGTAACGCGACGTTCACCTACGACGAGCGCAACCGTCTCACCAGCGGCGACGGCACTGACTACACCTACACGCCGCGCGGCACCCTGGCCACCAGCACCAAGGCGGGCGCCACCACCAACTACACCTTCGACGCCTTCGACCGGCTCATCGCCGACGGCGACAGCCTCTACAGCTACGACGCCCTCAACCGGACGACCAGCCGCATCCGCGGCACCACCAAGCAGACCTTCGCCTACGCCGGGCTGAGCAACGACCTGGCCGCCATCATCGATAGCAGCGGCGCCGTCCAGGCCAAGTACGCCCGCGATGCCGGCGGCGGACTGCTCGGTCTCAAGGAAGGCACCAGCGCGGCAGTGGCGGCGCTCAGCGACCTACACGGTGACCTGGTGGCCACCTTCACCACCAGCCTGCAGACCTCTACCGCCTACGACCCGTTCGGCACGGTCACCGCCCAGACCGGCACCAAGGTCGGCCTCGGCTACCAGGGGGAATACACCGACCCAGATACCGGCAAGGTCAACATGCACGCCCGCTGGTACCAGCCCAACACCGGCACCTTCACCAGCCGCGACACCGCCGCCCTCAACCCCAACCCCTCCATCCAGGCCAACCGCTACACCTACGCCAACGCCTCACCCCTCACCGGCATCGACCCCACCGGCCACTACACCGTCATCGACAGCGGCTCGCTCGCCGGATCTGGCTACGGTGGCTCCAGCTACTCCGGATCGAATGGTAGCTACACCACCATCCCTGCAGGCGGCTACAGCAGCTCCGGCTCGTTGGGAGGCGGACAGTGCATCGGCCCCTGCGGCAGAGAAGAAATCGGGGGTGGGGCTGTGGCCTGCGACATCTGGGGCTGTGCTGGCGCCGTCGTCGATCCAAGCTGGTCCCACATGATCCAACTGGAGAACGAAAAGAAATTCTGGCTTGGCGACGACGAAATCGCGAGGTTGGGCATGAGAGTCATGCCCAACGGCCGGCCCGTGCCGAAGAGGGCGGACGGGCTGGTCATCGACTTTTGGGACGCCAACTGGGCAGCTCAGCTCGACTTCATGAGCAAGTATGATCCGAGCGTCGACGATGAAGCTCTCGGAGTTATGTGGGCAATTACTGCCGCATATCACAACCAATTTCCGACACACCCAGACGGCTGTTATATAACTTGCGCGGAGGGTCCCCCGGTCAGCACTTCGAAATCGGCTGAGCATCGAGCGGCCGATGAGTTTGCGCGCCTTTGGGCGAAGGTGGAGGGGCCGGAGTGGACCAGCTGGGATGCGGCCAAGTATAAAAACTGGTTGATGATCGGCAGTAAGGAGAAGGCTCGTAAGTACGTGACGGATTTCAAAGAGAGATGGATCAAAGCGTACAAGAATGTCATTGCTGGTGCGGCCGCCTACTGGGGCGTGCCGGGCTATGTTCTCGCTGGTATTGCCTATCAAGAAGTAGGCGGGGCGCCTCCGCTCGATCGGCAGGCTTTCAATATTCGAACGCTCACGGGCAACAAAGAGGCGGCTTTGAATACATCTTTTGGTCCGCTCTCCATTCAGTTCAGGCTCGCGAAATCTCTCTTGGGCTATAAATCAGTGGATGCGACCCTGGCGGAGCAGATCATGGATCTGCTTGAGAGTCCGGCGGGGGGTCTGTTCCTTGCCGCTAAGAATTTGAGGAACCTGCACGACCAAAAGGGCGGCGCCTGGACGGAGTCGGAGCTGCGCCGAGTTGCAACGGCCTATAATGGCTCCGGTCCGGACGCACGTGCGTATGGTGATCGCTTCATGAAGTCCTTGCCGACTGTAAAGCACCTTATCTACGGTGCCACTGTGAGCATCTGA